A window from Salvia miltiorrhiza cultivar Shanhuang (shh) chromosome 2, IMPLAD_Smil_shh, whole genome shotgun sequence encodes these proteins:
- the LOC131010704 gene encoding transcription factor bHLH139-like isoform X1 produces the protein MEIAGFIDEEWESLSQIFSSVENVDLLQHYGEPSFLSQESSNEALFFNIDEDHHQPPPLDTNSFDETMIINMLPDHDVIMEEFLRSNRPLDSCQNKRKSEEHQHDKSPKKKPRNQQQKNTKKGKKQVQDKNITEEEINSGGNRQSCSSYSSEDDDSNALINEKINNSKARASRGSATDPQSLYARRRRERINERLKILQNLVPNGTKVDISTMLEEAVQYVKFLQLQIKLLSSDNMWMYAPLAYNGMDLGIYDNICPNLRQ, from the exons ATGGAAATTGCAGGATTTATTGATGAAGAATGGGAATCATTGAGCCAAATCTTCTCAAGCGTTGAAAATGTGGATTTGTTGCAGCATTATGGCGAACCTTCATTTCTCTCTCAGGAAAGCAGCAACGAAGCCCTTTTCTTCAACATTGATGAAGATCATCATCAGCCGCCGCCTTTGGACACCAACTCATTTGATGAGACCATGATCATCAACATGCTGCCCGATCACGATGTAATAATGGAAGAGTTTCTACGTTCAAATCGGCCTTTGGATTCTTGCCAGAATAAGAGGAAGTCTGAGGAGCATCAACATGATAAATCTCCCAAGAAAAAACCAAGAAAT cagcagcagaaaaatacaaaaaagggGAAGAAACAAGTCCAAGATAAGAATATAACTGAAGAAGAAATAAATAGTGGAGGAAATAGACAGAGCTGCAGCAGCTACAGCTCTGAAGATGATGACTCAAATGCTTTGATTAATGAAAAAATCAACAACTCCAAAGCCAGAGCCAGTAGGGGATCTGCAACTGATCCACAAAGCCTCTATGCAAGA agaagaagagagagaatcaACGAGAGATTGAAGATCTTGCAGAATCTTGTTCCCAATGGAACAAAG GTTGACATTAGCACAATGCTGGAGGAAGCTGTGCAATATGTGAAGTTTTTGCAGCTTCAAATTAAG TTGCTGAGCTCTGATAATATGTGGATGTATGCCCCACTTGCTTACAACGGAATGGACCTCGGCATTTATGATAATATTTGTCCAAATCTGAGGCAATAG
- the LOC131010707 gene encoding zinc finger protein ZAT10-like yields the protein MALEALNSPTTPTPPSFKFNTNYLEPWSKGKRSKRSRSHDQPPTEEEYLALCLIMLARGGAATSTSASPPQPQPQSRLPTESSKLVYKCSVCSKAFGSYQALGGHKASHRKLNSGTGGDEHSTTSASVLTSTTTSGSGRVHECSICHKCFPTGQALGGHKRCHYEGGAPSAVGGAAATSSEGVGSTVSHRDFDLNLPAFPEFWQRFGGAGEDEVESPHPAKKARLSPPAKLEFV from the coding sequence ATGGCCCTTGAAGCTCTCAACTCTCCGACCACCCCCACGCCGCCGTCCTTCAAATTCAACACCAACTACCTTGAGCCGTGGTCCAAGGGCAAGCGATCCAAGCGCTCCCGCAGCCATGATCAGCCGCCCACGGAGGAAGAGTATCTTGCTCTCTGTCTCATCATGCTCGCTCGAGGTGGCGCCGCCACCTCCACCTCCGCGTCGCCACCGCAGCCGCAGCCGCAATCCCGCCTTCCGACGGAATCTTCTAAGCTGGTTTACAAGTGCTCGGTTTGTAGCAAAGCGTTTGGATCCTACCAAGCCTTGGGCGGCCACAAGGCCAGCCACCGCAAGCTCAACTCCGGCACCGGCGGAGACGAGCACTCCACCACCTCCGCCTCCGTGCTGACCTCGACGACGACCTCCGGCAGCGGGAGAGTCCACGAGTGCTCCATCTGCCACAAGTGCTTCCCCACCGGCCAAGCCTTGGGAGGACACAAGCGCTGCCACTACGAAGGCGGAGCTCCCAGCGCCGTCGGCGGCGCCGCTGCCACCTCTTCGGAGGGCGTGGGGTCCACTGTTAGCCACCGGGACTTCGACCTGAACCTGCCGGCGTTCCCTGAGTTCTGGCAGAGATTCGGCGGCGCCGGCGAAGACGAAGTCGAAAGCCCCCACCCGGCGAAGAAGGCGCGGCTTTCGCCGCCGGCAAAGTTGGAATTTGTTTGA
- the LOC131010704 gene encoding transcription factor bHLH139-like isoform X2, with protein MEIAGFIDEEWESLSQIFSSVENVDLLQHYGEPSFLSQESSNEALFFNIDEDHHQPPPLDTNSFDETMIINMLPDHDVIMEEFLRSNRPLDSCQNKRKSEEHQHDKSPKKKPRNQQKNTKKGKKQVQDKNITEEEINSGGNRQSCSSYSSEDDDSNALINEKINNSKARASRGSATDPQSLYARRRRERINERLKILQNLVPNGTKVDISTMLEEAVQYVKFLQLQIKLLSSDNMWMYAPLAYNGMDLGIYDNICPNLRQ; from the exons ATGGAAATTGCAGGATTTATTGATGAAGAATGGGAATCATTGAGCCAAATCTTCTCAAGCGTTGAAAATGTGGATTTGTTGCAGCATTATGGCGAACCTTCATTTCTCTCTCAGGAAAGCAGCAACGAAGCCCTTTTCTTCAACATTGATGAAGATCATCATCAGCCGCCGCCTTTGGACACCAACTCATTTGATGAGACCATGATCATCAACATGCTGCCCGATCACGATGTAATAATGGAAGAGTTTCTACGTTCAAATCGGCCTTTGGATTCTTGCCAGAATAAGAGGAAGTCTGAGGAGCATCAACATGATAAATCTCCCAAGAAAAAACCAAGAAAT cagcagaaaaatacaaaaaagggGAAGAAACAAGTCCAAGATAAGAATATAACTGAAGAAGAAATAAATAGTGGAGGAAATAGACAGAGCTGCAGCAGCTACAGCTCTGAAGATGATGACTCAAATGCTTTGATTAATGAAAAAATCAACAACTCCAAAGCCAGAGCCAGTAGGGGATCTGCAACTGATCCACAAAGCCTCTATGCAAGA agaagaagagagagaatcaACGAGAGATTGAAGATCTTGCAGAATCTTGTTCCCAATGGAACAAAG GTTGACATTAGCACAATGCTGGAGGAAGCTGTGCAATATGTGAAGTTTTTGCAGCTTCAAATTAAG TTGCTGAGCTCTGATAATATGTGGATGTATGCCCCACTTGCTTACAACGGAATGGACCTCGGCATTTATGATAATATTTGTCCAAATCTGAGGCAATAG